In Nostoc sp. UHCC 0926, a single genomic region encodes these proteins:
- a CDS encoding BON domain-containing protein — MQKLTPFLISGLLVFGVAACDNASKTSESAPNNPNEAPQTPTAQTTQASQQDAQSDVRRRQLNEDIRAREQRSNITGGDTQRAKGDLKSEVRSKLEANIPKSQLTVDAAENGTVTVAGTVSNQQELAKIEPLAKQIKGVKSVVVKATVLAPKK; from the coding sequence ATGCAAAAGCTAACTCCTTTTTTAATTAGTGGCCTTTTAGTTTTTGGTGTTGCCGCTTGTGATAACGCTTCTAAAACAAGTGAATCTGCACCCAATAATCCTAATGAAGCTCCCCAAACGCCTACTGCACAAACAACACAAGCTTCTCAACAAGACGCACAAAGTGATGTCCGCAGAAGACAACTAAATGAGGATATTCGCGCCCGCGAACAGCGCAGTAATATCACTGGTGGCGATACACAACGAGCCAAAGGTGACCTAAAAAGTGAAGTTCGCTCCAAGTTAGAGGCAAACATACCCAAGAGTCAACTAACAGTTGATGCTGCAGAAAATGGAACTGTCACTGTCGCCGGAACTGTGAGCAATCAGCAGGAGTTAGCTAAAATTGAACCTTTAGCTAAACAAATTAAAGGTGTCAAAAGTGTAGTTGTTAAAGCAACTGTTCTCGCACCGAAAAAATAA